A stretch of Candidatus Vicinibacter affinis DNA encodes these proteins:
- the rfbD gene encoding dTDP-4-dehydrorhamnose reductase, translated as MFTILVTGAHGQVASELKNLVKLSSDIKWIFFDRQEWDISSVQKTEEILSAHQPNILINTAAYTKVDLAEKEPDMCYKINTNSVQMMAIACRKRGIKFIHFSSDYVFHAETSAPIKEDSPLHPIGVYARSKAEAEALLTLADPEAIIIRSSWIYSYYDHNFVKTMLKLGKSNIEIRVVNDQIGSPTYAFDLANMLVVLVSRLREKGMDSVKGFFHYSNSGSLSWYDFACEIFEHCVMQVKVIPISTEIFNAPAPRPKYSVLDCEKIKTTLNIDIPNWKDSLHHCLNRLKIDQG; from the coding sequence ATGTTTACTATTTTAGTTACCGGAGCTCATGGACAAGTTGCCAGTGAATTAAAGAACCTTGTAAAATTATCGAGTGACATCAAATGGATATTCTTTGACAGACAAGAATGGGATATAAGTTCAGTTCAAAAAACGGAAGAAATATTATCTGCCCACCAACCTAATATACTCATTAATACAGCCGCGTATACCAAGGTTGATCTTGCCGAAAAGGAACCGGACATGTGTTATAAAATCAACACTAACTCAGTTCAAATGATGGCCATTGCATGTCGCAAAAGAGGAATCAAGTTTATTCACTTTTCATCGGATTATGTTTTTCATGCGGAAACCTCTGCCCCAATTAAGGAAGACTCCCCACTCCATCCTATTGGCGTTTATGCTCGTTCCAAGGCTGAGGCTGAAGCATTGTTAACGCTTGCTGATCCGGAGGCGATTATTATCAGAAGCTCCTGGATTTATTCTTATTATGATCATAATTTTGTAAAAACCATGCTAAAATTAGGAAAATCAAATATTGAGATTCGGGTCGTCAATGATCAGATTGGCTCTCCCACTTATGCATTTGATCTTGCCAACATGTTGGTTGTTCTGGTGAGTCGATTAAGAGAAAAAGGCATGGATTCTGTGAAGGGATTTTTCCATTATTCAAATTCCGGTTCGTTAAGTTGGTATGATTTTGCCTGTGAAATTTTTGAACATTGTGTTATGCAAGTGAAAGTCATTCCTATCAGTACGGAAATTTTCAATGCTCCTGCCCCCAGACCAAAATACAGTGTGTTAGACTGTGAAAAAATTAAAACTACCTTAAACATTGACATCCCGAATTGGAAAGATAGTCTTCATCATTGTCTTAATCGATTAAAAATAGATCAAGGGTGA
- the rfbC gene encoding dTDP-4-dehydrorhamnose 3,5-epimerase: MKLTKTPLEDLIIIEPKVHIDSRGYFMESYNKNLFDQNHLNYHFVQDNESQSEFGVIRGLHFQIPPFQQTKLVRVSYGEALDVVVDLRPNSKTFGKSFSILLSMENKKQLLIPKGFAHGYSVLSERCIFNYKCDEFYHAPSESGIHPMDTSLNIDWMIPIEKQIISDKDLNWPGIKYYNF; encoded by the coding sequence ATGAAACTTACCAAGACCCCTTTGGAAGATTTGATCATCATTGAACCCAAAGTACACATTGATTCCCGTGGGTATTTTATGGAATCGTACAATAAGAATCTGTTTGATCAGAATCATTTGAATTATCATTTTGTCCAAGACAATGAATCACAATCTGAATTTGGTGTTATTCGAGGACTTCATTTTCAAATACCTCCTTTTCAACAAACCAAATTAGTTCGGGTGAGTTATGGTGAAGCCTTGGATGTGGTCGTTGATCTGAGACCAAATAGCAAAACATTTGGAAAAAGTTTTTCCATATTGCTTTCCATGGAAAATAAGAAGCAATTATTAATACCAAAAGGTTTTGCTCATGGGTATTCAGTACTCAGTGAAAGATGTATTTTTAATTACAAATGTGATGAATTCTATCATGCACCTTCCGAATCCGGAATACATCCAATGGATACTTCACTTAATATAGACTGGATGATTCCGATTGAAAAGCAAATTATTTCGGACAAAGATCTTAATTGGCCTGGCATTAAATATTACAACTTCTGA
- the der gene encoding ribosome biogenesis GTPase Der: MRFTVAIVGRPNVGKSTLFNRLVGRKKSIVDDISGVTRDRIYDVAEWNGKKFYIVDTGGFVAHSSDIFESQIRRQVELAIVESSAIIYMVDVTTGITDLDEFVAQLLRRVDKKKFLVVNKVDNHERLLLAQEFWSLGFDEMYCVSGMTGSGTGELLDAIAELIPSEELVLPDLPKFAIIGQPNVGKSSLINALLDEERNMVTDIAGTTRDPIHSEYNKFGKQFIIIDTAGIRKKAKVHEDLEFYSVIRAFKSIEEADVCFLVIDATLGIESQDMELVSLVIKRNKGLVILVNKWDLVEKITNTAKEYEQTIKNKMAPFNDVPILFISAKEKQRVFQAIEKGLEVYKHRSQKIKTSDLNEKMLEAIGKIPPPSYRNHLIKIKYITQIEKEYPLFAFFSNYPDEIKGSYKQFLENQLRSLYNFTGVPIRLLFKEK, encoded by the coding sequence ATGAGATTTACAGTAGCAATTGTAGGAAGACCTAACGTAGGCAAATCAACTTTATTTAATCGACTGGTTGGGCGTAAAAAATCAATTGTGGATGACATAAGCGGGGTGACCCGTGACAGAATATATGATGTTGCGGAATGGAATGGAAAAAAGTTTTACATCGTCGACACAGGTGGATTTGTAGCACATTCAAGTGACATATTTGAATCACAGATCAGGAGACAAGTTGAATTAGCGATTGTAGAATCCAGTGCGATTATTTACATGGTTGATGTTACCACCGGAATTACAGATCTGGATGAGTTTGTCGCACAATTACTGCGCCGAGTTGACAAGAAGAAATTCCTGGTAGTTAACAAAGTGGACAATCATGAAAGATTGCTTTTGGCACAAGAATTTTGGAGTTTAGGTTTTGATGAAATGTATTGTGTCTCCGGGATGACAGGCAGTGGAACCGGTGAGTTGCTGGATGCCATAGCGGAATTAATTCCAAGTGAAGAGCTGGTATTACCGGACTTACCAAAATTTGCCATTATTGGTCAACCCAATGTTGGAAAGTCCTCTCTGATTAACGCTCTGCTTGATGAAGAACGTAACATGGTTACCGATATAGCCGGCACCACAAGAGATCCGATCCATTCAGAATACAATAAATTTGGGAAACAATTTATAATTATTGACACTGCCGGAATCAGGAAAAAGGCTAAAGTCCACGAAGACCTCGAGTTTTATTCAGTAATCAGGGCTTTTAAAAGCATAGAGGAAGCGGATGTGTGTTTTCTGGTAATTGATGCCACCCTAGGAATTGAGTCACAGGATATGGAGCTTGTATCCCTTGTAATTAAAAGAAACAAAGGCTTGGTAATTTTGGTCAATAAATGGGATCTGGTTGAAAAAATTACCAACACAGCTAAAGAATACGAACAAACGATTAAGAATAAGATGGCTCCCTTTAATGATGTTCCCATCTTGTTCATTTCCGCTAAAGAAAAACAAAGAGTATTTCAAGCTATTGAAAAAGGACTTGAAGTATATAAACATCGAAGCCAGAAAATAAAGACCTCTGACCTCAATGAAAAAATGTTGGAAGCCATCGGAAAAATACCCCCTCCTTCTTACAGAAATCACCTAATTAAAATCAAGTATATTACTCAAATAGAAAAAGAATATCCGCTGTTCGCTTTTTTCTCAAATTATCCTGATGAGATCAAAGGCAGTTACAAGCAGTTTCTCGAAAACCAATTGAGAAGTCTGTATAATTTCACCGGAGTACCCATCAGATTATTGTTCAAAGAAAAATAG
- the era gene encoding GTPase Era, producing the protein MESKINRSGFVNIVGLPNSGKSTLVNALSEHKLSIVSPKPQTTRARIFSICNFNQTQVIYSDLPGWIEQENYPMQKMMNDKIRESQSDADVLLMVVDGTRPKESSFTLTEDCQKLTIPKILVINKKDRIPASKLEQVKKDLEFYNDLDYSFLVSALTGEGVAELRSQILELIPLHEPYFSDDIASDKPIKFFLSELIREQIYYLFEDEIPFSTFVEITKCKGVDDQLPMASIEATIYTNKQSQIPILLGKNGSKIKELGIKSRIEIEQFLQQKAYLGLSIKLRKDWRNDINFLEKSGVLR; encoded by the coding sequence TTGGAATCGAAAATAAATAGATCAGGTTTTGTGAACATTGTTGGTTTGCCTAACAGTGGAAAATCGACTTTAGTCAATGCATTAAGCGAACACAAGCTTTCAATTGTATCGCCTAAACCACAAACAACCAGAGCCAGGATATTTTCAATTTGCAATTTTAACCAGACACAGGTAATTTATTCAGATCTACCTGGTTGGATTGAGCAGGAAAACTATCCAATGCAAAAGATGATGAACGATAAAATCAGGGAATCGCAGTCTGATGCGGACGTATTGCTCATGGTCGTTGATGGCACCAGACCAAAAGAAAGTTCATTTACGCTCACTGAAGACTGTCAAAAGTTAACGATTCCGAAAATTCTGGTCATCAACAAGAAAGATCGGATACCAGCATCAAAATTAGAGCAGGTCAAAAAGGACCTTGAATTTTACAATGACCTGGATTACAGCTTTTTAGTATCTGCCCTAACCGGAGAAGGAGTTGCGGAACTGAGAAGTCAGATACTTGAATTAATTCCTTTACACGAACCATATTTCTCAGATGACATAGCCAGTGACAAACCGATCAAGTTTTTTTTAAGCGAGTTAATACGTGAACAGATCTACTATTTGTTTGAGGATGAGATCCCTTTTAGTACCTTTGTCGAAATCACCAAGTGTAAAGGAGTGGATGATCAATTACCTATGGCCAGTATTGAGGCAACCATTTACACCAATAAGCAAAGTCAAATTCCAATTCTTTTAGGCAAAAACGGCTCAAAGATTAAGGAGTTGGGAATAAAATCAAGAATAGAAATAGAACAATTTCTTCAGCAAAAAGCTTATCTTGGATTAAGCATTAAACTCAGGAAAGATTGGCGGAACGATATTAATTTTTTAGAAAAATCAGGAGTACTAAGATGA
- a CDS encoding ATP-binding protein, with amino-acid sequence MRKIRIVLTGPESTGKTSLSLALSNHYKVNLIPEFSRYFLTKSVVPYTFEEVSQMALQQIKLSENAPSHNSFHLEDTDLLTYLVWQGFKYGSVDPYLLENWKGHQADFYLMCVPDVKWQSDPLRENPLQRTEIANLFINYLTASQLDYGYVTGSGISRLNNAVFLIDQFIKKTTFAP; translated from the coding sequence TTGAGAAAGATTCGAATAGTCCTGACGGGCCCTGAATCAACGGGAAAAACCAGCCTTTCTTTGGCTTTGTCAAACCATTACAAAGTTAACTTGATTCCTGAATTCAGCAGGTATTTTCTGACGAAATCAGTCGTCCCATACACTTTTGAAGAAGTTAGCCAAATGGCCTTGCAGCAAATCAAATTATCCGAGAATGCTCCATCCCATAACTCTTTTCATTTAGAAGATACCGACCTTCTGACCTATTTGGTTTGGCAAGGATTTAAATACGGATCAGTAGATCCTTACTTATTGGAAAACTGGAAGGGACATCAGGCAGATTTTTATTTGATGTGTGTTCCCGATGTCAAGTGGCAGAGCGATCCATTGAGAGAAAATCCGCTTCAAAGAACTGAGATAGCCAATTTGTTTATTAATTATTTGACAGCCAGTCAATTAGATTACGGTTACGTGACCGGTTCAGGAATTTCAAGGTTGAACAATGCAGTTTTTTTAATTGATCAGTTTATAAAAAAAACTACCTTCGCCCCATAG